TGCCGCAGCCGCCGCTCCAGCAGGTCGCCCCGGCCGTCGGCGCCGCCGCCGCGGCGGGGTCGGCCACGCGGGCCGCGGCGCCCGGCCGGACCGCCGCGCAGCCCGCCGCCCAGCCGCCCGCGCAGCCCTCCGAGCAGGTCGGCGGCAGCCGCCAGGCCCGGCGCCCGGCCCCGGGCGGCGAGGACGCCTTCGCCACCGGCGAGTTCACCTTCGTCGACGAGGAGTCGGAGAGCTCCGAGGACGTCATCGACTGGCTGAAGTTCGCCGAGTCCCGCAGCGAGGTCCGGGCCGAGCGCCGCCGTCGGCTGCGCAACCGGCTGATCGGGCTGGCCGCGACCGTCGCCGTGGTCGGCGCCGGTGTCGGCGGCTACCTGTGGTGGACCGGCCGGAACTCCGCGGGTTCCGCCGCGGCCGCCGCCGGCGGGCGCCAGGTCAACGTCGTCCACCTGCGCGACCTGCAGGGCAAGGTCAGCACCGCGCTGCTGGTCAACGACGCCTCCGGGCACAAGGGCACCGTGCTGCTCATCCCGGACACCCTGCGGCTGCCCGGCGACTCGGCCACCACCACGGTCGCCAAGGGCCTGGACGACGTCGGCTCGTCCGGCACCCGTGAGGGCCTGGCCACCGTCCTCGGCGCCCCGGTCGCCGGCACCTGGCGGCTGGACACCCCGTACCTGACCCTGCTGGTCGCCCAGCTCGGCGGCGTCAAGGTCGACACCAACGCCGAGGTGAAGGCCGCCGACGGCAAGGTGCTCGCCTCCCCGGGCAAGGGCGTCAGCCTCAACGGCCAGGCCGCCGTCGCCTACGCCACGCTCCAGGCGCCCGGCGAGGGACGCGACGCCCAGCTGGCCCGGTTCGGGCAGGTCATGGCGGCCGTGCTGCACGCCATGCCGACCGACCTGGACGAGGCCACCGAGGACGTGCACCGGATGAACGCCGTGCTCGACCCCTCGCTGCCGGAGAAGCCGCTGGCCGGCGTGCTCGCCCAGCTCGCCCAGCAGGCCGACGGCGGGCACCTGAACACCGAGCTGCTCAAGGCCAAGCCGGACGGCACCCTGGACGAGGCCACCGCCGGCCGGCAGGTCAAGGACGTCCTCGGCGGCACGATCAAGAACGCCACCACCAGCGGCGGCACCACCCGGGTCTCGGTGGTCGACGCCTCCGGCCAGGCGAAGGCCGCCGAGTCCGCCTCGGTACAGATCACCAACACCGGCATGGAGGTCGTGCCGAGCAGCGGCAAGGCCGGCGCCGCCCAGGCGACCAGCGAGATCCGCTACACCGACGACACCCGGGCCGACGCCGCGAAGACCCTGGCCGGCGCGCTCGGGCTGAAGCCGGAGGCCGTGAAGAAGGTCACCGATCCGCAGAACGCCGACCTCGTCGTGGTACTCGGCAAGGACTACAAGGGCCTGCCCGCGCAGTAGCCCGCCCGCTCCCTGCAGGGCCTGTCCGAAGGGCCCCCGGTCAAATCGATCGGGGGCCCTCGGCGTTCGTGAGATCCTGGGGTGGAGAACCGAGTAGCCGAGCCGGAAGAACAACGTGACTGCCACTGACCGGAGCCAGGAACTTATCAACGTCGCCGCACAGGCGGCGGCCGAGAAGCTGGCACACGACATCATCGCCTTCGACGTCAGCGACGTGCTGTCGATCACCGACGCATTCCTCATCGCCTCCGCGGCCAACGACCGCCAGGTACGGGCCATCGCCGAGGAGATCGAGGACAAGCTCCGCGAGGAGCTCGACGTCAAGCCCGTGCGCCGCGAGGGCGAGCGAGAGGGCCGCTGGATCCTCCTCGACTACCTGGACATCGTGGTGCACGTCCAGCACTCCGAGGAGCGCTCCTTCTACTCCCTCGACCGACTCTGGAAGGACTGCCCCGAGCTGCCCCTGCCGGCCGACGCCCTGGCCACCCGCAACCGCCCCGAGGGCGCCCGCACCGACGCCGCCGGCAACGCGGTCGCCGAGGACGAGAGCTGAGCCGCGCCGCGCGGGGACCGCGCATCGTCTTCTGGCGCCACGGCCAGACCTCCTGGAACCTCGAGTCCCGCTTCCAGGGCAGCACCGACATCCCGCTCACCGACCAGGGCATCTTCCAGGCCCAGCGGGCCGCACGGCTGCTCGCCGGGCTCAGGCCCGACCTGCTGGTCTCCTCCGACCTGCAGCGCGCCGCCCGCACGGCCGCCGAGCTGGCCCGGGTGAGCGGCCTGGAGGTGCATCACGAGGAGGGCCTCCGGGAGACGTACGCGGGAGAGTGGCAGGGCCTGACCAACGCCGAGATCCGGGCCCGCTACCCGGAGGAGTACGAGGCCTGGTCACAGGGCCACCCCGTGCGGCGC
This genomic window from Streptomyces sp. TLI_235 contains:
- a CDS encoding LytR family transcriptional attenuator — encoded protein: MTGTADRGGPQGYQHDPYGQGYDPYGQQDWPQEQPQQDPYQQGYYQQPQQPQQPQQPQAYQQDPYGRPQQDPYQQGYYQQQPQQDPYQQGYYQQPQQPQQPQGWDPYAGQGGQQGWVQDPYQQGGAPQQTPPQQAPGHQPSRRPPVPQPPLQQVAPAVGAAAAAGSATRAAAPGRTAAQPAAQPPAQPSEQVGGSRQARRPAPGGEDAFATGEFTFVDEESESSEDVIDWLKFAESRSEVRAERRRRLRNRLIGLAATVAVVGAGVGGYLWWTGRNSAGSAAAAAGGRQVNVVHLRDLQGKVSTALLVNDASGHKGTVLLIPDTLRLPGDSATTTVAKGLDDVGSSGTREGLATVLGAPVAGTWRLDTPYLTLLVAQLGGVKVDTNAEVKAADGKVLASPGKGVSLNGQAAVAYATLQAPGEGRDAQLARFGQVMAAVLHAMPTDLDEATEDVHRMNAVLDPSLPEKPLAGVLAQLAQQADGGHLNTELLKAKPDGTLDEATAGRQVKDVLGGTIKNATTSGGTTRVSVVDASGQAKAAESASVQITNTGMEVVPSSGKAGAAQATSEIRYTDDTRADAAKTLAGALGLKPEAVKKVTDPQNADLVVVLGKDYKGLPAQ
- a CDS encoding ribosome-associated protein — translated: MTATDRSQELINVAAQAAAEKLAHDIIAFDVSDVLSITDAFLIASAANDRQVRAIAEEIEDKLREELDVKPVRREGEREGRWILLDYLDIVVHVQHSEERSFYSLDRLWKDCPELPLPADALATRNRPEGARTDAAGNAVAEDES
- a CDS encoding putative phosphoglycerate mutase (manually curated); its protein translation is MSRAARGPRIVFWRHGQTSWNLESRFQGSTDIPLTDQGIFQAQRAARLLAGLRPDLLVSSDLQRAARTAAELARVSGLEVHHEEGLRETYAGEWQGLTNAEIRARYPEEYEAWSQGHPVRRGGGELATEVADRAVPVVLAAVEKLPEDGTLVVVSHGGTIRTMIGRLLGMEPVLWERFGGLSNCCWSVLGQGVRGWRLLEHNAGTLPQPVIGDET